The following proteins come from a genomic window of Synechococcus sp. NB0720_010:
- a CDS encoding NAD(P)/FAD-dependent oxidoreductase, with the protein MPPRSEHWSLVVAGGGPAGFMAAIAAAEAGQRRVLVLESTPEPLGKVLISGGGRCNVTHACWDPRELVGFYPRGGKALRGPFSRFAAGDAVSWFDDHGLTLVEEADGRMFPQANRSTAVIQCLRQAAERAGVTLRSSEALQQAEQRPAGGFALSLRSGSQLSTDRLVLATGSHPSGRRLASGLGHGLVAPVPSLFTLAFKPNPLLPLAGVVMDPVDLELEAGGQRFRQSGPVLITHWGLSGPATLRLTAFAARALHGEGYRGSLQVDWSGGRSQQQLEELFAACRRDQAKRQLSNARPWPGLSRRLWQHLLDQQGVEPDRRWADLAKRQQLGLLEALRRSRFPVAGRGPFGEEFVTAGGVPVGEVNLATMESRKVEGLYLVGELLDVDGVTGGFNFQHCWSSGWLAGQAIAAAGAS; encoded by the coding sequence ATGCCCCCCCGTTCTGAGCACTGGTCCCTGGTGGTGGCGGGCGGTGGTCCGGCGGGATTCATGGCGGCTATCGCCGCGGCCGAGGCCGGTCAGCGGCGGGTCCTGGTGCTGGAGAGCACCCCTGAGCCTCTGGGCAAGGTTTTGATCAGCGGTGGTGGCCGCTGCAATGTCACCCATGCCTGCTGGGATCCGCGGGAATTGGTGGGCTTCTATCCCCGCGGCGGCAAGGCCCTGCGGGGACCCTTCAGCCGCTTTGCTGCCGGTGATGCCGTGTCTTGGTTTGACGACCACGGCCTGACCCTGGTGGAGGAGGCCGATGGCCGGATGTTCCCCCAGGCCAACCGCTCAACGGCCGTGATTCAGTGCCTCAGGCAGGCGGCGGAACGGGCCGGGGTGACCCTGCGCAGCAGCGAGGCACTCCAGCAGGCCGAGCAGCGGCCCGCGGGTGGTTTTGCCCTCAGCCTGCGCAGCGGCAGCCAGCTGAGTACTGACCGGCTGGTGCTCGCCACCGGGAGTCACCCCAGTGGCCGGCGTTTGGCATCAGGCCTGGGCCATGGCTTGGTGGCCCCGGTTCCGTCCCTCTTCACCCTCGCCTTTAAGCCCAATCCCCTGCTGCCTTTGGCCGGGGTCGTGATGGATCCGGTGGACCTGGAGCTGGAGGCCGGCGGGCAGCGCTTCCGCCAGAGCGGCCCGGTGCTGATCACCCACTGGGGTCTGAGCGGGCCGGCGACCCTGCGGCTGACGGCCTTCGCCGCCCGGGCCCTCCACGGCGAGGGCTACCGGGGCAGCTTGCAGGTGGATTGGAGCGGCGGCCGCAGTCAGCAGCAGCTGGAAGAACTCTTCGCGGCTTGCCGGCGTGATCAGGCCAAGCGTCAGCTCAGCAATGCCCGCCCCTGGCCAGGCCTCAGCCGACGGCTCTGGCAGCACCTGCTCGATCAGCAGGGGGTTGAGCCCGATCGCCGTTGGGCGGATTTGGCCAAGCGTCAGCAGTTGGGTCTGCTGGAGGCCCTGCGCCGCAGCCGTTTCCCCGTGGCAGGCCGCGGCCCCTTCGGCGAAGAATTCGTGACCGCCGGAGGCGTGCCTGTGGGGGAGGTCAACCTGGCCACGATGGAGAGCCGCAAGGTCGAGGGTCTCTACCTGGTGGGGGAGCTCCTGGATGTCGATGGCGTTACCGGTGGCTTCAACTTCCAGCACTGCTGGAGTTCCGGCTGGCTGGCGGGGCAGGCGATTGCGGCGGCCGGAGCTAGTTGA